The Sinomonas sp. P10A9 genome contains the following window.
GGACTCCACGCGCTGCCCGTCGCGCACGATCGCGAGCGGGCCGCACAGCTGGATCCGCAGCGGTACCGGCGCCAACGCCATAACACCATCTTGGACCCCTATGCTGGATGTGGTGGCGACGGCCTGGGAGGTCCGGTGACCAAGCTGATCCGATGCGAGTGCGGCTTCATCGCCCGCAGCGATAGCGACGACGAGGTGGTAGCCGCGATCCGCGCCCATCTGGCCTCGGATCATCCGGCGCTGTTCGACGCGGTGAGCGCGGACGACCTCCTCGGGTGGATCCAGGTCGAGTAGGGGCTGCCTGCGAGTCCGTCGGCGGTGCCAAGGAGTCGCCAACCTCGCGGCAACGATTCGCCAGCCGGGCAGCAAGGCCCCCGACCTAGCGTGGAAGCATCTTTCGAACCTGAAGGGATGCGACCATGACAACCACAGGAGCCCTCATTTCGGCTGAGACGTTGGCAGCCCAGCTCTCGGACCCGGGGCTGCGCGTCGTCGAAGTCGACGTCAGCCCCGCCGCCCACAACGAGTGGCACATCCACGGCGCCGTCCTCTGGAACATCTACGCCCACCTCAAGGACGCCGAGTACCGCCCGGTGGACGACGCAGCGGTCGAGGAGCTGCTGCGCCGCTCGGGCATCGAGCCGGAGTCGCGCGTCGTGTTCTATGGGTATGCGCCGGCGTTCGGGTACTGGCTGCTCAAGGCCCACGGACATGCCCGGACGCAGATCCTGGACTGTTCGCGGGCGGCATGGCAGGGCCACGGGTATCCGGTGACGAGCACGCCCAGCCAGCCGGTCCGCAGCAGCTACCGGCTCGCGGCGCCGGACCCGCGCCTCGGTGCCACGCGCGCACAGGTGCGCGAGGCCATCGGCGTCCCGTCCACCACGCTCCTCGACGTGCGCACACGCGCCGAATACGACGGCGAGCGGTTCTGGCCCTCGGGGGGAATGGACCCGAACGGCCGGGCGGGCCATGTGCCCTCGGCCGTCCACCAGCCGATGGCGGAGCTTCTCGACCAGGACGGCCGGTTCCTCCCGGAGGACGACCTCCGGCATGTGTTCGCCGGCATCGACCTCGACGGTCCGACCGAGCTCATCACCTACTGCACAGTGGGCGGCCGCGCCACGGCCGCCTGGTTCGCGCTCACGCAGCTTCTC
Protein-coding sequences here:
- a CDS encoding DUF1059 domain-containing protein; translated protein: MTKLIRCECGFIARSDSDDEVVAAIRAHLASDHPALFDAVSADDLLGWIQVE
- a CDS encoding sulfurtransferase, with protein sequence MTTTGALISAETLAAQLSDPGLRVVEVDVSPAAHNEWHIHGAVLWNIYAHLKDAEYRPVDDAAVEELLRRSGIEPESRVVFYGYAPAFGYWLLKAHGHARTQILDCSRAAWQGHGYPVTSTPSQPVRSSYRLAAPDPRLGATRAQVREAIGVPSTTLLDVRTRAEYDGERFWPSGGMDPNGRAGHVPSAVHQPMAELLDQDGRFLPEDDLRHVFAGIDLDGPTELITYCTVGGRATAAWFALTQLLGRDHVRVYDGSWAEWGRTSDAPVATLETLV